In the genome of Nonomuraea sp. NBC_00507, the window CGACGGTGCCGGCGGGGATGCCGAGGGCCTGGCCCACCTCGGCATGGCTGAGCCCGCCCAGCGCGACCAGCAACACCACATCCCGGTCGCCCCGCTTCAGCCCAGCCAGGGCGCCGGCCAGCGGGCCGGTGAAGCGCGCCGCCGTCACCCGGTCGAGCACCTCGTCCTCGTGGCCGCTGCCGTCACGTTCGGCTGTCCGGCTGATCGCCTTCCACCGCCTGATCTCGGCACGTCGGTGTCGCGCGACGAGATTGGTGGCGATGCCGTACAGCCAGGGCCTGACCGCACCGATCGCCGGGTCGTAGCCGCCTTGCAGGGCCGCCACGAACA includes:
- a CDS encoding RNA polymerase sigma factor, translated to MIVHNTRTWTGRRLELPPDLFDAHFAEIHRYIARRLSEDVADDLAAEVFVAALQGGYDPAIGAVRPWLYGIATNLVARHRRAEIRRWKAISRTAERDGSGHEDEVLDRVTAARFTGPLAGALAGLKRGDRDVVLLVALGGLSHAEVGQALGIPAGTVGSRLNRARKQLRRALGDVNPLKEDSDG